In a single window of the Coprothermobacter proteolyticus DSM 5265 genome:
- a CDS encoding ABC transporter substrate-binding protein, which produces MKRVLKTLLGENFSNLKKLFASLLVVALCMGFLVGIPKAKAQKEMFLVMAVGFKWYQLNGMSYQMEVAPEIINARTFVPVRFIAEAFGANVGWDPATKTVTIKSDGKTIQLTIGKTSATVDGKAYTLDAAPYIKNSRTMVPVRFISEALGLNVYYEAQKKMIYVSAKPSYAIPGITDKEIKIGSFSALSGPLAVIGIPFYHGLQSYINWINDQGGVNGRKIKVIIADDQMNPALTVPAVKKFVEEDKVFAVVGGLGTPGCLAVMDYLNEKGVPFVYQGGGASAFAYPPKKYVFAVQPNYMTEGQAFVKFARQNLNTSKFALLYQNDDAGKEGAQGVQEGVKKYGGSLVYSSSFPGTETDFTSYLTRIKNSGAEVIFLYAPANTSAGANAVKTAKSLGLTQKIILPYSYAGITAMAGDAAEGVYITGWVDFSNLNDPGVQKFFEIWGKYYPNDDPLTFSYAVAGFVAAEIFVEALRRAGQYPTRDAIVWALETFNGWNGYVAKDISYGPNERAGKYSLYFMTVKNKELVKISDWISVRE; this is translated from the coding sequence ATGAAAAGAGTCTTAAAGACTCTGTTAGGAGAGAACTTCAGTAACTTAAAGAAACTGTTCGCCTCCCTTCTCGTAGTGGCACTCTGTATGGGCTTCCTTGTTGGAATTCCTAAAGCAAAAGCCCAAAAAGAGATGTTCTTGGTCATGGCGGTGGGGTTTAAATGGTATCAGCTTAACGGCATGAGCTATCAAATGGAAGTCGCTCCAGAGATCATAAATGCGAGAACATTTGTCCCCGTGAGGTTCATAGCCGAAGCATTCGGAGCAAATGTGGGATGGGATCCAGCAACCAAAACCGTGACCATCAAATCTGACGGAAAAACCATACAACTCACTATAGGCAAGACTTCGGCAACTGTGGACGGGAAAGCATACACCTTAGACGCTGCCCCCTACATAAAGAACTCTAGAACCATGGTACCCGTACGTTTCATCTCAGAGGCTTTGGGCCTTAATGTTTACTACGAAGCGCAAAAGAAAATGATCTATGTTAGTGCAAAACCAAGCTATGCCATCCCCGGGATCACTGACAAGGAAATCAAGATAGGTTCTTTTTCGGCACTATCTGGGCCATTAGCAGTAATTGGAATCCCATTTTATCACGGTTTACAATCCTACATCAACTGGATAAATGACCAGGGTGGTGTTAACGGAAGAAAAATAAAAGTGATCATTGCTGACGACCAAATGAATCCAGCGCTTACTGTTCCAGCAGTAAAGAAATTTGTTGAAGAAGATAAAGTATTCGCCGTAGTAGGCGGTCTTGGCACCCCAGGTTGCCTAGCAGTCATGGATTACCTCAATGAGAAAGGTGTTCCCTTCGTGTATCAAGGTGGTGGTGCTTCTGCCTTCGCCTATCCACCAAAGAAGTACGTCTTTGCAGTGCAGCCCAACTACATGACCGAAGGTCAAGCATTTGTGAAATTCGCTAGGCAAAACCTGAACACAAGTAAATTTGCGCTCCTGTACCAAAACGATGATGCCGGCAAAGAAGGTGCTCAGGGCGTACAAGAAGGCGTAAAGAAATATGGTGGAAGTCTGGTCTACTCATCCTCTTTCCCTGGCACAGAAACCGACTTCACTTCTTATTTAACCAGGATTAAGAATTCTGGTGCTGAAGTTATTTTCCTCTATGCACCTGCGAATACATCTGCTGGAGCAAACGCCGTTAAAACTGCAAAATCACTGGGTCTCACTCAGAAAATCATCCTGCCATATTCTTATGCGGGAATTACTGCCATGGCTGGCGATGCTGCTGAGGGCGTGTACATAACTGGTTGGGTGGACTTTTCCAACTTAAACGATCCTGGAGTACAAAAATTCTTCGAGATCTGGGGCAAGTATTATCCAAATGACGACCCACTCACCTTCTCTTATGCTGTTGCTGGCTTCGTAGCAGCAGAGATATTCGTGGAAGCGTTACGCAGAGCTGGGCAATATCCCACACGAGACGCCATAGTATGGGCGTTAGAAACATTCAATGGCTGGAACGGTTATGTGGCCAAAGACATTTCTTACGGACCTAATGAGCGCGCAGGTAAGTATTCACTTTATTTCATGACAGTGAAAAACAAGGAACTTGTAAAGATTAGCGATTGGATATCCGTGCGGGAGTAA
- a CDS encoding ABC transporter ATP-binding protein codes for MLRIENLTVKFQSLVAVNNLSMKVEQGNIHSLIGPNGAGKTTVFNAVFKLVPYTGRITFLNQDLRMKSTHELLSLGLSRTFQNLNIFYSMTVEENIKMGLHPFLESHLYQDLLGFDVYSQKEVNDKIYEVAALTGLLPYLKAYPLFLPYGVQKLVELARALVSNPKLLLLDEPAAGLTSAEKENLKNLMKAIKAKGLTVLIVEHDMGVVMDISDVVTVMNFGQKIAEGKPQEISADPQVIEAYLGVD; via the coding sequence ATGCTAAGGATTGAAAACTTAACCGTGAAATTCCAAAGCCTTGTCGCTGTTAACAACTTATCCATGAAGGTAGAACAAGGAAATATTCATTCACTCATTGGGCCTAACGGCGCTGGCAAGACCACAGTTTTCAACGCAGTCTTCAAATTAGTTCCATACACGGGCAGAATAACTTTCCTCAACCAAGACCTCAGGATGAAGAGCACCCATGAATTACTATCCTTGGGTCTGTCGAGGACTTTCCAGAATCTGAACATCTTCTATTCCATGACTGTTGAAGAAAACATAAAAATGGGATTACACCCTTTCCTTGAAAGCCACCTTTACCAGGACCTACTTGGTTTCGATGTGTATTCTCAAAAAGAAGTCAACGACAAGATCTATGAAGTGGCTGCTCTTACTGGACTTCTACCCTATCTAAAAGCTTATCCCCTATTTCTTCCTTACGGTGTTCAAAAACTTGTGGAACTAGCAAGGGCATTGGTTTCAAATCCCAAATTGCTCTTGCTGGACGAACCAGCGGCTGGCTTAACTTCAGCTGAGAAGGAAAATCTAAAGAACTTGATGAAGGCCATTAAAGCAAAAGGTTTAACGGTTCTCATAGTGGAGCATGACATGGGTGTTGTTATGGACATATCTGATGTGGTTACGGTTATGAATTTTGGACAAAAAATAGCTGAAGGAAAGCCACAAGAAATTTCTGCTGATCCTCAAGTCATTGAAGCTTATTTGGGGGTGGACTAA